From a single Brettanomyces bruxellensis chromosome 7, complete sequence genomic region:
- a CDS encoding uncharacterized protein (BUSCO:EOG092628FW), whose amino-acid sequence MADYTAKFALAPMVRIGELPIRLLALKYGADLVWGPEIVDRKILTCHKVYNKKLDTVDFLSSSGNLKIPGKLEKGKLIFQMGTADPKLAVKAANVIADDVDGIDINAGCPKHFSIHSGMGAALLKKPDLLCEILTCLVEQVGKPHKKPISVKIRLLHEKKDTLDLVSRLVKTGISNLTLHCRTREMRNREPPIRDYVSEIYDICQKNNVSFIINGGIKKYEDYLEIQKKYGADIGCMIASAAERNVSCFSSKGLVPWSQIARDYMKIALKFDNSPPNTKYCLLRMIPGTTAIHPVLNSMREPNDLMKGLMNMMDDEGNLISSKEGEVKEQRENTEIEIPYKRRDTLSESDMADQIPEKRIRV is encoded by the exons ATGGCGGACTATACAGCAAAATTTGCTTTGGCTCCTATGGTGAGGATAGGCGAATTGCCTATTAGATTACTGGCCTTAAAATATGGAGCTGATCTCGTTTGGGGGCCTGAAATAGTGGATAGAAAGATTCTAACATGCCATAAAGTGTACAACAAAAAGTTGGACACAGTTGATTTTTTGTCCTCGAGTGGAAATCTGAAAATCCCCGG AAAGCTGGAGAAGGGTAAgcttatttttcaaatggGTACCGCCGATCCAAAGCTTGCAGTCAAAGCAGCAAATGTTATAGCTGATGATGTGGATGGTATCGATATTAATGCAGGTTGCCCAAAACATTTTTCGATTCACTCTGGGATGGGTGCCGCATTATTGAAAAAACCAGATCTTCTCTGCGAAATTCTCACCTGCTTAGTTGAGCAAGTAGGAAAGCCACATAAGAAGCCAATAAGCGTCAAAATACGTCTTTTACACGAGAAGAAGGATACATTGGATTTGGTTTCACGTCTCGTCAAGACTGGAATTTCCAACTTAACACTACACTGCCGTACCAGAGAAATGCGAAACCGAGAGCCTCCTATAAGAGACTACGTTTCCGAAATATACGACATATGCCAGAAAAACAACGTGAGCTTTATAATAAACGGTGGCATCAAGAAATATGAGGACTACTTGGAAAtacagaagaaatatgGGGCTGATATTGGATGTATGATAGCATCTGCTGCGGAAAGAAACGTTTCATGCTTTAGTTCCAAAGGTCTTGTGCCGTGGTCACAGATTGCACGTGATTACATGAAGATAGCTCTGAAGTTTGACAACAGCCCCccaaatacaaaatacTGTCTTCTGAGGATGATTCCTGGCACCACTGCCATTCATCCAGTGCTGAATAGCATGAGGGAGCCAAATGATCTGATGAAAGGGTTGATGAACATGATGGATGATGAGGGCAACCTCATATCTTCAAAGGAAGGGGAAGTGAAAGAACAAAGGGAGAATACCGAGATAGAAATCCCATATAAAAGAAGAGACACTCTTAGTGAAAGCGACATGGCAGATCAGATACCTGAGAAGAGGATACGTGTCTGA